From the Pseudodesulfovibrio indicus genome, the window CCAGGATGTGGGCGAACTTGCGGAAGTTGACCGGCTGCGGCGCGGTCAGGTTGTAGGGGCCGCTGGTCTCCGGCTGTTCCATGAGAAACCGGATGGCCCGCGCCTGGTCGCGGAGGTGAATCCAGGACACGCCCTGGAGCCCGTTGCCGGGAGGGCCGCCGACAAAGAACCGGAAGGGAGTGAGGATGCGCGGCAGCGCGCCGCCGTGGCCCAGGACCATGCCCGTGCGGATGATGCAGCGCCGCACGCCCGCGTTCTCGAGCGGCGCGGACGACGCCTCCCATTGGCGGGTCACTTCGGCCAGGAAGCCGGTGCCGGACTCGGCGTATTCGTTGACCGGGGTGTTGCCGCACGGGCCGTAGTAGCCCACGGCAGAGCCCTGGATGAGCACGGCGGGGAGGGCGCTCGCCTTTTGCGCGGCCTGATTGATGCGCTCTCCGGCCCGGACGCGGCTCCGGAGGATGGCTTCCTTGCGCTTGCGGGTCCAGCGCCCTGCGGCGATATTGGCCCCGGCGAGGTTGACCACGGCGGTGTCCGGTCCGAGCAGATCGGGCCAGTCGCCGTTGTCCCAGGGCATGCCGATGACGCCGCCGCCGAACACGTCGGCGACCTTGCCCGGATTACGGGAAAGGACCACGATATCCCAGCCGTTATCCTTGAGTTCCCTGGCCAGTTCCCTGCCTATGAAGCCGGTTCCTCCGGCGATGATAGCGCGCACTCGTCGTATCCTTGGAATTTCTTTGCCGCAGGCGGAGGGCATGCGACGGCTCCAGTTTAGCACGCGCAGGCGCGCAATGCCACACGCGATTGCCTTTTTGCGGTCCTTGCGGACTATTCCACGTAGAGGATGGTCCCGCCCTCCCCGGCCAGGGTGGCGGGCAGGGTGATGTTCCACCGGTCCAGCTCGAAGCGGCTGAACAGGAACTGGCCTTCCTTGGGCGTGACCGGATAGATGGAGCCGGGCGCCTGTCCGGCCAGGATGTCCAGGACCAGGTCGGCGGCGGCCTCGCCCTGAGGCCCGCCGGAATTGACCAGACCGCCAACGGCCTTGCCCTTGCCCACCGTAAAGTCCCAGTAGGCGAAGACCGGCAAGGGCGAGTTGGCCGAAGTCCATCCCAGGACCTCGTCGCTTTCCACGTGGTTGCCCTCCCCGTCGGTCAGGGTGTGGTAAAGGCCCACGAAGATGGCGTCGAACCCCCGCTGCCGGGCGGACAGGACACGTTCCTTCCACTGGGCAAAGGTCTCGATCAGCTCCAGCTCGACGCCGGTGTTGCCGAGGATCATGCGCTTGTGCCCCCGGAAAACGGAGTCGAAGATGACCTCGGAGGTCGCGCTGGAATCGAAGAGGATAAGGCAGTGCTTGAGCCTCGGCCCCATGATCTCGTTGAGAAAGAGGAGGGAGCGCTTGTACAGTGGCCGCTCCAGCACGCCGGTGGCCATCTCCATCTCGCCCAGGTACTTGCGGGGGTTCTCGTTCACGCCGAGGAAGACCACCGGGATGTGGCGGTCCATGAGCGGCCTGCCGAGCAGCTTGACCGCGTTGTCGTCGGTCAGGACCACCACGTCGGGCGGGTCGGCGATGATCTCGGCCAGGAACCGGCCGGCCAATTCCGCATACTGCGCCGGGGTGGTGCGCTTGGTGTCCAGATAGCGGATGTCCAGGTCCGCCCGGCCCGCGAGACGCGCGCTCAGGGCGTCGTTGTGCGCCCGCACCCAAGGGTGCTCGGCGTGGTAGCTGTTGATGACCACGATCCGATAGTCTCCGGCCGCGACCGCGGCGGGGATGAGCAGGAGGAGGCACAACAAAGGCAACCACGGGATGCGCACGATGGGTCCTTGTCGGCTTCGTCCCCCCGTGGATTCGGGAGGACGCACCGCCAACAACTAACACAGCCTCCTGTAGCGAACAATGATTATATGATGCCTGACAGTCGGTTGCGTGGATCAGGCGTCGTGCAGCTCGACGATGAAGACCGTTCCCTTGGGATGGTTGGAGGCCGCGCGGACCATGCCGCCATGGTCGGAGATGATGGACCGGACGATGGTCAGCCCGAGGCCCGTGCCGCCCCGCTTCTTGGTGTAGTACGGCTCGAACATGCGCGAGGAGTCCTTGGGCAGGCCGGGGCCGTTGTCGGCCACGGAGATGGTCACGGTGCCGGAATCGGTGTCGTGGGTGGCGGAGATCTGGACCTCGCCGCCGCGCATGCCCTTGAGCGCCTCGGCCGCGTTGGTCAGCAGGTTGATGAGCACCTTGCGGATGCCCTCGCGGTCAAAGGGGAACTCGCCGATGGGCGTGGAGAAGGAGAGGTCCCAGCGGATGTCCCGGTGGGTGTTGGCGAACATGGCGGTGACCTCTTCCAGCAGCGGGCCGAGCTGGTCGGGCCGGGGCTGCACCTCGGGCAGCTTGGCGTAGGCCGAGAACTCGGTGACCATGTTCTGGAGCCGCTCCACCTGCTTGACGATCAGGTCGGTGCACTCGTTGAAGGTGTCCTCGCCGATGCGCCCGCCGTACTTGCGCTGGAGCCGTTGGGCCGAGAGCTTGATGGGCGTGAGCGGGTTCTTGATCTCGTGGGCGATGCGCCGGGCCACCTCGCGCCAGGCCGCCAGCCGCTGGATCTTCTCCAGCTCGGTGATGTCCTCGAACACGGCCACGTGGCCCCCCACGCGCCCGCCCACGTTCTTGAGCGAGACCACGTTGACCAGGACCTTGATCAGCTTGCCGCGCACCGGCAGGTCGAGCTGGCGCTGCCAAACGCCGCCCGGCTTGGTGGAGAGCTGGGCCAGGGCCTCCTGGACCATGTCCGCGAAATCGCCGGACAGGAACTGGAACGGGACCTTGCCGATGAGGAATTCGCCGGGGATGCCGAGGATGTTCTCGGCCGCGGTGTTCACGGTGCCGATGCGCCCCTCGGAGTCCATGGAGATGACCCCGGAGGTGATGTTGTTCAGCACGGCCTCGATGTACTGGCCGCGCCGCTCCAGCTCCTGGTTCTGCTGGGCCAGCCGCTCGTTGGCCTGGTGCACCGAATCCTGGCTCTGCTCCAGGTCCTCGGCCATGCGGTTGAAGGACTGGACCAGGAAGCCCAGCTCGTCGTCCGAACGGTCCTCCAGGCGCACGGACAGGTCGCCGCGCCCGATGCGCTCGGTGCCTGCGGCCAACGCCTGGACCGGGGCGGACAGCTCCTTGGCCAGCCGGAACCCGAACCAGATGGCCCCCAGGATGATGAGCAGGGCCATGACCCCGAGGGTCAGATATAAATTCATTTTCCACGGGTACTTGCGCGTCTTGAGCTTCTTGTACTCGTCCAGGCCGCGCACGATCTGGTCCAGCCGGTGCAGCAGCCCCTGGCCCACGGTCTCGCCGAGCACCAGATAGCCCGTGCGGCCCTCGTCCACCGGGGTCACGCCCAGCACCAGGTCCGAGCCGGGCTTGGGGATGATCGTGGTCCAGGAGCGCGGGTCGGCGCGCAGGGACTGCCAGTCGATCTTCTCCTTGATCTCGGGCCACGCCTGGCTCCACTGGGCCGTGGCGTGGGTGTTCTGCTCGTTGCCTTCGGGGTTGATGACGCCCACCAGGCTCAGGTCGTATTCGTCGAACTTCTTGTTCAGGTAGTTGTCCATGCCCTTGCCGCCCCAGGCGAACTTGGACTCGATGATCTCCTTGATCATGACCGAGCCGCGCCGCTCCAGCCGGTCCTGGGCCGAGCCGTAGAAGGCGCGCCCCAGCTCCAGGGCCTGCTCCATGGACTCCTCCACCTGGCCCTTGAACCAGTAGTCCACCGAGGTCTGCACGAACTTCACCGAGACCAGGTAGATGAGCGCCGTGGGGATCAGGGACAGGGAGATGAAGGCCAGGACCAGCCGCGTGCGCAGCTTGGAACCGAGCACCCTGCGGCGGCGCTCCAGGATCAGCCGGACCGCGTTGCGCGCCACGTAGAAGAGCATGGCCACCAGGAAGACCACGTTCAGGATGAGCAGGTTCAGGATGAGGTAGTAGTCGCCGCTCAGGTACTTCAGCTCGGCCCAGGTCAGCCCCGCGATGAGCACCACGAAGACCAGGGCCAGGATGTACTCCCGCCGATGCCGTCTTTCGTCCCTGCGGGTGGTGGAGCTTATGCGGATCGGATCGGGCGACACGACGAAAGCCCCCTAGAAGGTGAAGTCCAGCTGGAAGGTGTTGTTGGCCCCGGCGTCCCAGGACCAGAAATAGATGAACCGCATGACGCCCTCGGGCGCGTCCTCCTGGTTCATGGAGGTGGACAGCTTCAGGGAGTACTTTTTGCCGTGCTCCAGCTGGGACCACGCCCCGAGCGGGGTCTCGATGGAGCCCCATCCCTCGTCCAGGACCTTGCTCAGGTCCTCGTCGCGCAGGGTGGCCCGGCCGCCCGGCAGGGTCAGCACGAACTCCCGGGTCAGGGCGTCGAAGTTGATGCGGCTGACGAACTCGCCTTCCGCGATCTCGCGGTCGAACCAGTAGTCGCTCGGCTCCACCAGCCGCACCGCGCATTTGAGCACCAGCACCGCGCCGTCCATGAGCTCGCCCTTGAGGATCGGCTTCTCCTCGACCACCACGCCGAACCGCGCCGTGACCCGCCCGTCCACGTTGGCCAGGGACGGCGGGGTCAGGCTCAGGCTCTGGGCCAGGGCCGGTCCGGCGGACGCGAGCAGGGCCAGGAAGAGTACGGCCAGCATGATCCCCGCAGGGAATTTGGCCCGGTTCCGGTGTTGAATGCGCATTATTCCTGAGGATGTAGCAGTACCCGATTTAAAGGACAAGAGCCGGGCCTTGTCTTTTCCCCGTCCGGCGCGTTAAGTCTTGATTCAATTCGGAACCGACCCCAAGGAGACTCCCCGTGAAAAAAGAACTGCTCCTCGCCATCGGAGACGACCGCGCCGCCTCCTACAACCTCCGTTTTCTCAAGGAAACGTTCGAGAACTTCTGCGACCTCGGCCTGACCCTCTTCTATGCCGCGCCGCGCTCCGCGCTCTGGGACCGCCAGGACGCCGGGCTGCCCCCGTCCGACGCCGCCCTGGAAGAGATGATCGCCCACAAGAAGAGCCGGGGCCAGAAGGCCCTGGACGACGCCCGGAAATGGATCGTCGACATCGCTGGCTGCGACGGCTCCAACGTGCGCACCAAGGTGGTCCACTCCAGGGTGGGGACCGCCCGCGAGCTCATCCAGGAAGCGCGGGAGGGCCTCTACGACGCCCTCATCCTCGGGCGCAAGGGGTTCACCTGGTTCGAGGAGATCTTCGAGAACTCCGTGTGCCACGAGCTGCTCTGGCAGGACATCGACTTTCCCATCTGGGTCTGCAAGCGGCCCTCGGAGACCAAGCGCCACGACGTGCTCCTCTGCCTGGACGGGTCCGACGCCTCCCTGCGCATGGTCGACCACGCCGGGTACATGCTCGCCGAGGAGACCCGCCACACCTTCACCCTGTTCCACGTGGCCCAGGACGGCTACGCCGCCAGCAACGCGGGGCCCCTGTTCCAGGCCGCGCTGGCCGTGCTCGCCGAGCACGGTATCGACGAGGAGCGCGTGGAGCTCAAGATCGTCAACGCCGGGAACCCGGTCAAGGCCATCCTCAAGGAGGCCCGCGACGGCAACTACTCCGCCGTGGGCGTGGGCAGGCGCGGCACCGGCTCCAAGACCCGCATGGAGAACCTCTTCCCCAGCACCGTGTCCGTCAACCTCCTGCGCCAGCTCCAGGAGACCGCGCTCTGGATCAGCAAATAGGCCGCCCGGCCAACCGCTGCGGTGGCCCATGAAAAACCCCCGCCCGGCATGGCCGGACGGGGGTCTTTTCATCGACTTCGGAAACGCTCTACTGCACGGCGTTGCGGGTGGCGGCGTCGTGCCCGGAGACCACGACCATGTTCCGGCCGTTGTTCTTGGCCTGGTACAGCGCCTTGTCCGCCTTGATGACCAGGTCGTCGTCGGTGGTCAGGGAGGACCCCTCCACCGAGGCCACGCCGATGGAGGCGGTGATGGCGAAGTCCTTGCCGTCGAAGTGGAAGCTGCACCCCTCGATGGCCGTGCGCACGCGCTCGGCCAGCTTCCAGGCGGCCTCCTCCGAGGTGTGGGGCAGCAGGACCACGAACTCCTCGCCGCCGTAGCGGGCGCAGAGGTCGGTGGTGCGGAACACCGAGGTCAGGATCTCGCCGACCCGGCGCAGGACCATGTCCCCCGCCTTGTGCCCGTAGGTGTCGTTCACGGACTTGAAATGATCGAGGTCCACCATGAGCAGGGAGAGGTCGTGGCGGTAGCGCGCGCGGCGCTTGATCTCGTAGACCAGCCGCTCGTCGAAGGACTGGCGGTTGTAGATGCGGGTCAGCCCGTCCCGGTCGGCGCGCAGCTTGACCTCCTTGAAGGTCATGGCGTTGCGCAGGGCCAGGCCCACGTGGTTCACGGCTGAGCGCAGGGTCTCTACCTGGTCCTTGCCGAGCCGGTAGCCGGGCTCGCAGAGCAGCACGAGACAGCCGAAGGTCTGGTGCCCGGCGGTCAGGGGCATGGTCACGAGCCGCCCCTCGTCCGGGGACAGGGAATATTCGGGCCGCCGCGCCGGGTCCGTGTAGCCGACCTGGAATCCGTTGACCGAGCCGGCGCCCATGTTGGCGGCCGCCCCCATGATCCGTTCGACCCAGGCGGATTCGACGGCCGGGGCCATCTTGCCGTTGAGCAGGATCTCCACGTCGGCGGCGTCCGCGCCGGAGTTCCAGAAGGCGGCGTGGAGCATCTTCACGGGCAGCACGAGGCCCAGCGAGCTCTTGGCGTTGGCCAGGATGGTGGCGGCCTCCAGGGATTCGGTGGCCGAGGTCAGCAGCTTGTTCAGGAACATGAGCTGGTCGGTCTTGCGGGCCAGGAGCTCGCGCTCGAGCATGATTTCCTCGGTCATCCGGTAGATGTCGGAATAGAGGGACTTCACCTCGCGGGCGCGGAACATGACGTCCTGGACCTTGGGCCGGGTCAGGGGCGGGCGCACCACGGTCAGGAATCCCTCGGAAAGGACCCGGTCCATCTGCAATTCCTCGTCCCCGTCCTGGATCAGGATGCGCTGGGTGTCTTCCTGGCTGCGGTACTCGTCCCGCCGGTGCTCGGCCAGGGAGCTCCACACGGACCACGGAATCCAGGCCGCTGCGGGCTTCTCGTCCTGCGACAACTCCCTGGCCGCGGGATAGGCCCCGGCCGGAAAGTTGCGGATGTGAAAACCGGGGCCGACGCCCTGCTCGATCTGTTCCATGATCGAATCATCGAGGGCGAACCCCCACATGAGTTCGGGCCGCCTGCCGCGCTTCATGGTCTGTCTTGGCATGTCTCCACCAATCTCCTTCAACAACGTCAAAACTTTGGCGGGCATCCGGCCCGCATTGGAGATTGAGCAAGATCGGGGCCAAAGTGAGAACGAGTGCCGCCTGGAACGACGACCCCATCACAACGGACCGATTTTACGATGGATTTTTGGCCCGCCCTGCGGCGGAGCGCCCGTGGACCGGGCAAAGTCTGCCGGTCGGGAAGCCGGCTGCCCATTGACAAACGGGGCGGGAACGGTTTTGACCATGATATGACCAGTGAAAAACGCATCTGGGGGACCCTGGACCCTTTCTACGAAGGCGGCCCGGTCCTGGGCCGGACCGTTGCCAACAGCCGGTTCCTGATCGAGCTGTTGCGGCGCGATCCCTTTGACGAGTATCATTTCTTCCTGCCCGGCAAGTGGGCCGCGGACCCGTTGCGCAAGCACCTGGAGAAGACCGCGCCCGCCCTGCTGGAGCAGAACCGCGTGCGCCTCCTGCGCCGCAGCGACCTGGCCGGCATGCTCGGCCGGGTGTCCTATTACTGTTTCCATCTCTCGGACTGCATCACCTGCCAGCCCTTTGTCTCGCGCATGCGCAACCGGCTGAGCGCGGAGCTGTTCCCCGTCACCGGGCCTATCCACTCCCTGAGCTACGCCCACTTCACCCGGTCGTTCCTCCAGCACCTGTGGCCCGGGACCACCCGGCGCGACGCCATCGTCTGCACTTCCACGGCGGGCCGGCGGGCGGTGGAGGGATTCTTCGACCAGCTGCGCCGGGGGTTCGGGCTGGGCGAGGACACGCACCCCGCGCCGAGGCTTGCGCGCATCCCCCTGGGGGTCAACGTGACGGCCTACCGGCCGTGCGAGCGGTCCGGCGCCCTTCCGGTCAAGATCCTGGCCTTCGGGCGCATCTCCCACCATTCCAAGATGGACCTGGTGCCGCTGATCCGCGCCCTGCACCGGCTGGTGCGGGACGGCATGGACCCCGCCTCGGTGGAGCTGATCCTGGCGGGTTGGGGAGACAAGGACAACCAGACCCTCGAGACCCTGGAGAACCTGGCGGCCAACACCGGCATCCGGCTGACCACGGTGCTCCGGCCCAACGAACCCCGCAAGCACAAGCTC encodes:
- a CDS encoding TIGR01777 family oxidoreductase, whose translation is MRAIIAGGTGFIGRELARELKDNGWDIVVLSRNPGKVADVFGGGVIGMPWDNGDWPDLLGPDTAVVNLAGANIAAGRWTRKRKEAILRSRVRAGERINQAAQKASALPAVLIQGSAVGYYGPCGNTPVNEYAESGTGFLAEVTRQWEASSAPLENAGVRRCIIRTGMVLGHGGALPRILTPFRFFVGGPPGNGLQGVSWIHLRDQARAIRFLMEQPETSGPYNLTAPQPVNFRKFAHILGTVLNRPYKTPVPPFALRLLFGDMADELLLGGQFALPERLLKAGFTFRFPHLDEALRDILK
- a CDS encoding ABC transporter substrate-binding protein translates to MLCLLLLIPAAVAAGDYRIVVINSYHAEHPWVRAHNDALSARLAGRADLDIRYLDTKRTTPAQYAELAGRFLAEIIADPPDVVVLTDDNAVKLLGRPLMDRHIPVVFLGVNENPRKYLGEMEMATGVLERPLYKRSLLFLNEIMGPRLKHCLILFDSSATSEVIFDSVFRGHKRMILGNTGVELELIETFAQWKERVLSARQRGFDAIFVGLYHTLTDGEGNHVESDEVLGWTSANSPLPVFAYWDFTVGKGKAVGGLVNSGGPQGEAAADLVLDILAGQAPGSIYPVTPKEGQFLFSRFELDRWNITLPATLAGEGGTILYVE
- a CDS encoding sensor histidine kinase; this encodes MSPDPIRISSTTRRDERRHRREYILALVFVVLIAGLTWAELKYLSGDYYLILNLLILNVVFLVAMLFYVARNAVRLILERRRRVLGSKLRTRLVLAFISLSLIPTALIYLVSVKFVQTSVDYWFKGQVEESMEQALELGRAFYGSAQDRLERRGSVMIKEIIESKFAWGGKGMDNYLNKKFDEYDLSLVGVINPEGNEQNTHATAQWSQAWPEIKEKIDWQSLRADPRSWTTIIPKPGSDLVLGVTPVDEGRTGYLVLGETVGQGLLHRLDQIVRGLDEYKKLKTRKYPWKMNLYLTLGVMALLIILGAIWFGFRLAKELSAPVQALAAGTERIGRGDLSVRLEDRSDDELGFLVQSFNRMAEDLEQSQDSVHQANERLAQQNQELERRGQYIEAVLNNITSGVISMDSEGRIGTVNTAAENILGIPGEFLIGKVPFQFLSGDFADMVQEALAQLSTKPGGVWQRQLDLPVRGKLIKVLVNVVSLKNVGGRVGGHVAVFEDITELEKIQRLAAWREVARRIAHEIKNPLTPIKLSAQRLQRKYGGRIGEDTFNECTDLIVKQVERLQNMVTEFSAYAKLPEVQPRPDQLGPLLEEVTAMFANTHRDIRWDLSFSTPIGEFPFDREGIRKVLINLLTNAAEALKGMRGGEVQISATHDTDSGTVTISVADNGPGLPKDSSRMFEPYYTKKRGGTGLGLTIVRSIISDHGGMVRAASNHPKGTVFIVELHDA
- a CDS encoding DUF4390 domain-containing protein — translated: MRIQHRNRAKFPAGIMLAVLFLALLASAGPALAQSLSLTPPSLANVDGRVTARFGVVVEEKPILKGELMDGAVLVLKCAVRLVEPSDYWFDREIAEGEFVSRINFDALTREFVLTLPGGRATLRDEDLSKVLDEGWGSIETPLGAWSQLEHGKKYSLKLSTSMNQEDAPEGVMRFIYFWSWDAGANNTFQLDFTF
- a CDS encoding universal stress protein, with translation MKKELLLAIGDDRAASYNLRFLKETFENFCDLGLTLFYAAPRSALWDRQDAGLPPSDAALEEMIAHKKSRGQKALDDARKWIVDIAGCDGSNVRTKVVHSRVGTARELIQEAREGLYDALILGRKGFTWFEEIFENSVCHELLWQDIDFPIWVCKRPSETKRHDVLLCLDGSDASLRMVDHAGYMLAEETRHTFTLFHVAQDGYAASNAGPLFQAALAVLAEHGIDEERVELKIVNAGNPVKAILKEARDGNYSAVGVGRRGTGSKTRMENLFPSTVSVNLLRQLQETALWISK
- a CDS encoding sensor domain-containing diguanylate cyclase, with product MPRQTMKRGRRPELMWGFALDDSIMEQIEQGVGPGFHIRNFPAGAYPAARELSQDEKPAAAWIPWSVWSSLAEHRRDEYRSQEDTQRILIQDGDEELQMDRVLSEGFLTVVRPPLTRPKVQDVMFRAREVKSLYSDIYRMTEEIMLERELLARKTDQLMFLNKLLTSATESLEAATILANAKSSLGLVLPVKMLHAAFWNSGADAADVEILLNGKMAPAVESAWVERIMGAAANMGAGSVNGFQVGYTDPARRPEYSLSPDEGRLVTMPLTAGHQTFGCLVLLCEPGYRLGKDQVETLRSAVNHVGLALRNAMTFKEVKLRADRDGLTRIYNRQSFDERLVYEIKRRARYRHDLSLLMVDLDHFKSVNDTYGHKAGDMVLRRVGEILTSVFRTTDLCARYGGEEFVVLLPHTSEEAAWKLAERVRTAIEGCSFHFDGKDFAITASIGVASVEGSSLTTDDDLVIKADKALYQAKNNGRNMVVVSGHDAATRNAVQ
- a CDS encoding glycosyltransferase family 4 protein, which produces MTSEKRIWGTLDPFYEGGPVLGRTVANSRFLIELLRRDPFDEYHFFLPGKWAADPLRKHLEKTAPALLEQNRVRLLRRSDLAGMLGRVSYYCFHLSDCITCQPFVSRMRNRLSAELFPVTGPIHSLSYAHFTRSFLQHLWPGTTRRDAIVCTSTAGRRAVEGFFDQLRRGFGLGEDTHPAPRLARIPLGVNVTAYRPCERSGALPVKILAFGRISHHSKMDLVPLIRALHRLVRDGMDPASVELILAGWGDKDNQTLETLENLAANTGIRLTTVLRPNEPRKHKLFSEADILVSVADNPQETFGITLVEAGAFGLPVVASDYDGYKDIVVHGETGLLVPTIGPATTPEIDLEAPLTFDSHYHLRLAQATAVEIPALADALGRLIRDPELRRTMGAAARRRVETEFSWPGIIDAHLALWEELWREPADPEPLRDVPHPLAPEYGALFGHYTSRVLEDGTLLKAGRTGQAFYRNKDFPNLYEGIRYAIDLDVVRKLVFFARSAVDSATLIRKVSSIARHLNNTEIENHVLWALKQDILERTE